One genomic region from Evansella sp. LMS18 encodes:
- a CDS encoding NUDIX domain-containing protein, whose protein sequence is MCHGARWAVRAVIISGGKILMLHTNKGDYKFPGGGAEKGETHAACLTREVAEETGYLNAAAGEKAGVVIERKLDEFKTDTVFQMTSHYYFCEVPGERSQQKLVGYEAEQEFTPVWISIEEAIRQNEAAAKEPGHNGWIQRETFVMKELLNFAREEKGDRAVNPEGQ, encoded by the coding sequence CTGTGTCATGGGGCGAGGTGGGCGGTTAGAGCGGTTATCATTAGCGGCGGGAAAATTCTCATGCTACATACTAATAAAGGAGATTATAAGTTTCCAGGGGGAGGGGCTGAGAAAGGGGAGACACATGCAGCATGTCTAACCCGTGAAGTTGCAGAAGAAACAGGATATTTAAATGCTGCCGCCGGAGAGAAGGCAGGGGTTGTAATTGAACGAAAGCTCGACGAATTTAAAACTGACACTGTTTTTCAGATGACTTCCCATTACTATTTTTGTGAAGTACCAGGGGAGAGGAGCCAGCAAAAACTGGTCGGTTATGAAGCTGAACAGGAATTCACCCCTGTATGGATATCAATCGAGGAAGCCATCAGGCAAAACGAAGCGGCCGCTAAGGAGCCAGGGCACAACGGCTGGATCCAGCGGGAAACCTTTGTAATGAAGGAGCTTCTGAATTTTGCTAGAGAAGAAAAAGGGGACAGGGCCGTTAACCCAGAGGGACAGTGA
- a CDS encoding CPBP family intramembrane glutamic endopeptidase, producing MKNEDTPVFPLTDGRGRQMKIGSKKLGNNLSMGKVLLLIFLPTTVLTLVYLLAGYVLGNSIPTILLFFLLAMFILFPFQIFVVARASKKEYGNYSWKSAFANHQKLAWWKIFVYAAFLFGFAGIMSVTIAPLEDMLFAPVSDRLFNVLPPYFDWTNIDYLQNYSRNILLFTCVMFFILNVFVGPIVEELFFRGYLTSKLSRFGNYTPFIVTVLFSLYHFWLPFSNLFRIIAFFPAYYLAWKKKNIFIAILFHCLCNAVSTIGFIVAVLPL from the coding sequence ATGAAGAATGAGGATACTCCCGTTTTTCCACTTACCGATGGTCGTGGCCGGCAGATGAAAATAGGAAGTAAAAAGCTGGGGAATAACTTAAGTATGGGGAAGGTTCTTCTCCTTATTTTTCTGCCAACAACCGTTTTAACGCTGGTCTACCTTTTGGCAGGTTATGTATTAGGAAACTCCATTCCCACCATTTTACTATTTTTTCTGTTGGCTATGTTCATTCTTTTCCCCTTCCAGATTTTTGTGGTGGCACGGGCAAGTAAGAAAGAGTATGGCAATTATTCATGGAAAAGCGCTTTCGCCAACCACCAGAAATTAGCCTGGTGGAAGATCTTCGTCTATGCTGCTTTCCTTTTTGGATTCGCCGGTATTATGAGTGTCACCATTGCCCCGTTAGAAGATATGCTGTTTGCACCAGTTTCTGATCGGCTGTTTAATGTCTTGCCTCCGTATTTTGACTGGACGAATATTGATTATCTGCAAAACTATTCGAGGAACATTTTGCTGTTTACTTGTGTAATGTTCTTTATTTTGAATGTCTTTGTCGGTCCAATCGTGGAAGAGTTGTTTTTCCGAGGTTACCTCACGTCAAAATTGAGCAGATTTGGGAATTACACCCCGTTTATCGTGACGGTATTATTTTCTTTGTACCACTTCTGGCTTCCATTTAGTAATTTGTTCAGGATTATCGCCTTTTTCCCCGCTTATTATTTAGCATGGAAAAAGAAAAACATATTCATAGCGATTCTTTTTCACTGTCTGTGTAATGCCGTTTCAACCATAGGGTTTATCGTTGCTGTGCTGCCGTTATAA
- a CDS encoding helix-turn-helix domain-containing protein, producing MAKVEQEQELLWDTVKLLAEQKDFDKAEAVLKAAIEKSLHYMDIPASAVADFRFYIPDDKLLTSRKNLEANLRKKDDDPLSVNYYEKIIEYIEMISEFTDQPEKAKKKILAYILLNKSRKRARHKVRRAAFAKSPIPVKLITGKGPEKIFYTTTEAAQTLGFSDQTIRRMCESGKIKGASRSEGGHWRIPVEYFATTREQDRKAENILTHLDKRNKEAGDADEFDL from the coding sequence GTGGCAAAGGTAGAACAAGAGCAAGAGTTGTTGTGGGATACGGTTAAACTTTTAGCTGAGCAAAAAGATTTTGATAAAGCGGAAGCTGTTTTGAAAGCAGCCATTGAAAAGTCTTTACATTACATGGATATACCCGCATCAGCTGTCGCTGATTTTCGGTTCTATATACCAGATGATAAGTTATTAACATCCCGGAAGAATTTAGAGGCAAATTTACGAAAAAAGGATGACGATCCTTTATCGGTAAATTATTATGAAAAAATTATCGAATACATTGAAATGATAAGCGAATTTACGGATCAACCTGAAAAAGCGAAAAAGAAAATACTAGCATATATTCTTTTGAATAAATCAAGGAAACGCGCTCGCCATAAGGTGAGAAGAGCGGCATTTGCAAAAAGTCCGATACCGGTGAAGCTTATTACGGGAAAAGGCCCAGAAAAAATATTCTACACAACAACGGAAGCTGCACAAACACTAGGTTTTAGTGATCAAACAATCCGAAGAATGTGCGAAAGCGGAAAAATAAAAGGGGCCAGCCGTTCTGAAGGCGGGCACTGGAGAATCCCTGTCGAATACTTCGCTACAACAAGAGAACAAGATAGAAAAGCAGAGAACATTTTAACGCATCTTGATAAAAGAAACAAAGAGGCGGGGGATGCAGATGAGTTCGATCTTTAA
- a CDS encoding nitroreductase family protein: MSYEESMNEVMKKRSSIRTFDTKPLTEQDEEIIKEYINNEDNLIGPFGNKGKMEYVKVTKNVTGKGIKIGTYGFIKNPQAYLVGFCANNKYSIVEFGHTFHKLVLFLTARGIGTCWMGGTFSRKSFESELSIRDGEFIPCVTPAGYPKEKKRVFDRALRYAVKADRKKAWDQLFYDREIGTALTPENSGRYKTPIEMVRIGPSASNKQPWRVVLEEDRKTCHFYIEHTPNYSTSFGYDMQLLDLGIAMCQFELACRELEINGKWVIEDPALKLPNEQTEYIVTWKGE, translated from the coding sequence ATGAGTTATGAAGAATCGATGAATGAGGTTATGAAAAAAAGAAGTTCAATCAGGACATTTGATACGAAACCTTTAACGGAACAAGATGAGGAAATCATAAAAGAATACATAAACAACGAGGACAATTTGATTGGTCCATTCGGCAATAAAGGGAAGATGGAATACGTGAAGGTCACAAAAAATGTGACTGGTAAAGGGATCAAGATTGGTACATATGGCTTCATTAAAAATCCCCAGGCATATTTGGTGGGCTTCTGTGCCAACAACAAATATTCCATTGTTGAATTCGGTCATACTTTTCATAAACTCGTCTTATTTTTGACGGCCAGGGGAATCGGAACATGCTGGATGGGCGGGACGTTCAGCAGGAAATCGTTTGAGAGTGAGCTGTCTATCAGAGACGGGGAATTCATTCCCTGTGTGACACCTGCAGGCTATCCGAAAGAGAAAAAGCGGGTATTTGACAGAGCGCTGCGGTATGCCGTAAAAGCCGACCGTAAAAAGGCATGGGATCAGCTGTTTTATGACAGGGAAATCGGCACAGCCCTAACACCGGAAAACTCAGGGCGATATAAAACACCGATTGAAATGGTACGGATCGGCCCGTCCGCATCCAATAAGCAGCCTTGGCGGGTAGTCCTTGAGGAAGACCGTAAAACATGCCATTTCTATATTGAACATACACCGAATTACAGCACTTCTTTCGGTTATGACATGCAGCTTCTGGATTTAGGCATCGCTATGTGCCAGTTTGAATTGGCTTGCAGGGAGCTGGAGATTAACGGTAAATGGGTGATTGAAGACCCAGCCCTCAAGCTTCCAAATGAGCAGACGGAGTATATTGTGACGTGGAAAGGTGAGTGA
- the nhaC gene encoding Na+/H+ antiporter NhaC yields the protein MKDNTENNVRKPTLMVAMIPIVFMIVSLYIGIAVLDLDAHIPLLISGVVATIVAMWLGFSWKEIEVSFLNTIRLSMQAIIILLVIGAIIGSWIAGGIVPTMIFYGLELLSPTYFLVSACAICCVVALASGNAWTAAGTIGIAIMGIGEGLGMNTAMVAGAVISGVYFGDKVSPLSETTNMAPGITGAELFEHIKHMMYTTVPALAIALVLYTVIGLRFTNVQSNIGEVQQLQTQLNDIFLITPWLLIAPAAVIVMMAFRMPAIPGLLIGSLIGVAFSIGFQGMAVGDAFNVMYYGFASDIGVSVVDNLLNNGGMESMMYTVALILIAMSFGGILEKAGILEAIVLALLKFAKSTGSLIASTVATCIAANIIACDQYLAIILPGRMYSKAYENKNLHPKNLSRTIEDAGTMTSPLVPWNTCGAFMFGTLGVSAFSYAPFAFLCILSPIIAIIYGYLNYKIEYLPAKPAVAEKIAVDDRLNA from the coding sequence ATGAAAGATAATACGGAAAATAACGTCAGAAAACCAACTTTAATGGTAGCAATGATTCCGATAGTCTTCATGATTGTTTCACTTTACATAGGGATCGCTGTACTTGACCTGGATGCACATATTCCATTGTTAATAAGCGGTGTCGTTGCAACTATTGTTGCCATGTGGCTCGGTTTTTCATGGAAGGAAATCGAAGTTTCCTTTCTTAACACGATCCGGCTGTCTATGCAGGCGATCATTATTCTGTTAGTAATAGGTGCCATTATCGGTTCCTGGATTGCCGGGGGAATTGTGCCTACGATGATTTTTTATGGTTTAGAATTACTGTCCCCAACGTATTTTCTTGTGAGTGCATGTGCCATCTGCTGTGTCGTAGCATTAGCATCAGGAAATGCCTGGACAGCAGCAGGTACGATAGGGATTGCAATCATGGGTATCGGCGAGGGGCTTGGCATGAATACGGCAATGGTTGCAGGGGCGGTCATTTCCGGCGTGTATTTTGGTGATAAGGTGTCTCCTTTATCTGAAACGACAAATATGGCACCAGGTATAACAGGAGCAGAGTTATTTGAACATATTAAGCACATGATGTACACTACTGTCCCTGCGCTGGCAATCGCATTAGTTCTGTATACAGTTATTGGCCTCAGGTTTACAAATGTGCAGTCAAACATCGGCGAAGTGCAGCAGCTGCAAACTCAGTTAAACGATATTTTCCTTATCACACCATGGCTCCTTATCGCTCCTGCTGCAGTCATTGTCATGATGGCGTTCCGGATGCCTGCAATCCCAGGGCTCCTGATCGGGTCCCTGATTGGTGTAGCATTCTCTATTGGGTTCCAGGGGATGGCTGTAGGAGATGCTTTCAACGTAATGTATTACGGGTTTGCGAGCGATATCGGCGTCAGTGTAGTAGACAACCTGTTGAATAATGGCGGGATGGAAAGCATGATGTACACAGTTGCCTTAATCTTAATCGCAATGAGCTTCGGGGGAATTCTTGAAAAAGCAGGGATACTGGAAGCGATAGTGTTAGCACTGCTGAAATTTGCTAAAAGTACTGGCAGTCTAATAGCATCTACAGTTGCAACTTGTATCGCGGCTAATATTATTGCCTGCGACCAGTATCTGGCAATCATTCTCCCGGGCCGTATGTATTCAAAAGCGTATGAGAATAAAAATCTCCATCCGAAAAACCTTTCCAGGACGATTGAAGATGCTGGAACGATGACATCGCCTCTCGTTCCGTGGAACACTTGCGGTGCGTTCATGTTCGGGACTTTAGGTGTATCAGCATTTAGTTATGCTCCTTTTGCTTTTTTGTGTATTCTCAGTCCGATCATCGCGATCATTTATGGTTATTTAAATTACAAGATCGAGTACTTGCCGGCCAAACCAGCAGTTGCTGAAAAAATTGCAGTAGATGACCGGTTAAACGCATAG
- a CDS encoding biotin/lipoyl-containing protein, with translation MNYKELVISPHYGKIAEIYIEKGSRINEGEQLFSIQTLDGNMEYVSMGAYGYIHSLEVCEGEDVIPGMVLAFVQTEF, from the coding sequence GTGAACTATAAGGAATTAGTCATCAGTCCACATTATGGTAAGATAGCTGAAATTTATATTGAAAAGGGCAGCCGGATTAATGAGGGAGAACAACTGTTTTCTATACAGACGTTAGATGGAAATATGGAATACGTTTCCATGGGGGCATACGGTTATATTCATTCTCTTGAAGTGTGCGAGGGAGAAGATGTGATACCAGGCATGGTTTTAGCATTTGTTCAGACCGAGTTTTAA
- a CDS encoding sigma 54-interacting transcriptional regulator, which translates to MNTTALEKLIPLTCIAMDAPEEEFLRELRKATASFLFLTKNNKIYAYVNLDELDNEQRFSLDKEMAETKAVLIKNIGEWKLGRPMSFAQMFQIMGEHITLVKNDDDEYIGYIHRVDALIELFRQENTNTDIFKVILSSIPMGIFIVDSERKIVNCNESGVKMIKSSYEKVMEAKIGDIFNEEHVDAVFSTGETLLNQIHITEDMGVLVDYSPIWNEHNQVDGLMIIVQDLPMVEEMAMEIEYVRDLNTDLNAILATMYDEILVVNNDGKLLRHSESLIPGFWGVKDIKELEGKNLLEIEKSGVYNTSIVRPVLEKKKKVSIVQETPAGKTVLAVGNPIFNGNGEIHRIVIALRDITETTMLKDELRETKRLTRNYKNELEKLKNKNNNYSRQIIYCSGKMEKVMNRIRKLADFDSTVLILGESGVGKELIARSIHSEGNRARRPYLAVNCGAITEDLLESELFGYTKGAFTGADSNGKVGYFEQANHGVLFLDEISEIPPRLQVKLLRVLQEKEVTPVGSTKAIPIDVQIIAATNRNLEKMVEEGSFREDLFYRINVIPIQVPPLRERPEDIPLLAFHFIQQLNDKYNKDYHLSPEAVTLLEVYDWPGNIRELQNQIERLVVTADDEVISAELVAHSLKFGPMKRTKPMVTGILPMHEAKEHLEEQLIMLAMKQYKTTTKAAQVLQISQSAVSRKYQKILKKQTNNPDS; encoded by the coding sequence ATGAACACCACAGCACTGGAAAAACTAATTCCTCTGACATGCATAGCGATGGATGCTCCTGAAGAAGAATTTCTTCGTGAATTAAGAAAAGCCACTGCTTCTTTTTTGTTCCTTACTAAAAATAATAAAATCTATGCTTATGTTAATTTAGATGAATTAGACAATGAGCAGCGGTTTAGTTTAGATAAAGAAATGGCAGAGACCAAAGCAGTTCTGATTAAAAATATAGGAGAATGGAAGCTGGGACGCCCAATGTCTTTTGCCCAGATGTTTCAGATTATGGGTGAACATATCACTCTTGTTAAAAATGATGATGATGAATATATAGGTTATATACATAGGGTAGACGCCTTAATTGAATTATTTCGCCAGGAAAACACTAACACAGATATATTTAAGGTCATACTTTCTTCCATTCCAATGGGGATTTTTATAGTAGATTCTGAAAGAAAAATAGTGAATTGCAATGAATCTGGCGTGAAAATGATCAAGTCTTCTTATGAGAAAGTAATGGAAGCCAAAATCGGGGATATATTTAATGAGGAGCACGTTGATGCTGTTTTTTCCACTGGTGAAACATTACTAAACCAGATACATATTACGGAAGACATGGGTGTGCTCGTAGATTACAGCCCGATCTGGAATGAGCACAACCAGGTGGACGGTTTAATGATCATTGTCCAGGATTTGCCGATGGTGGAAGAAATGGCAATGGAAATTGAATATGTAAGAGACCTTAATACAGATTTAAACGCAATATTAGCAACTATGTATGATGAGATCCTGGTAGTAAATAACGACGGAAAGCTCCTCCGCCACAGTGAAAGTCTGATTCCGGGTTTTTGGGGAGTGAAGGATATTAAGGAACTGGAGGGAAAGAATCTACTGGAAATTGAAAAAAGCGGTGTGTACAATACGTCTATCGTCAGGCCGGTGCTGGAGAAGAAAAAGAAGGTTTCTATTGTTCAGGAAACGCCTGCAGGAAAGACAGTACTGGCAGTTGGCAATCCCATATTTAACGGGAACGGAGAAATACACCGAATAGTAATAGCTCTAAGGGACATCACCGAGACAACGATGTTAAAGGATGAATTGAGAGAAACAAAACGACTGACCAGGAATTATAAAAATGAGCTGGAGAAGCTCAAGAACAAGAATAATAACTATTCCAGGCAGATTATTTATTGCAGCGGCAAAATGGAGAAGGTGATGAACCGGATCAGGAAGCTTGCAGACTTCGATTCAACAGTGCTTATATTAGGAGAATCAGGAGTTGGCAAGGAACTGATTGCAAGATCCATTCACAGCGAAGGCAATCGGGCACGTCGGCCATATTTAGCTGTTAACTGCGGAGCAATTACGGAAGATTTACTGGAAAGTGAATTATTCGGTTACACAAAAGGCGCATTTACAGGTGCAGACTCAAATGGTAAGGTTGGCTACTTTGAACAAGCGAATCATGGAGTTCTTTTTCTGGATGAAATCAGTGAAATTCCTCCCCGTCTGCAGGTGAAACTGTTGAGAGTGCTCCAGGAAAAAGAGGTCACGCCTGTGGGTAGCACAAAAGCCATTCCTATAGATGTCCAGATCATCGCCGCTACGAATCGCAATTTAGAAAAAATGGTGGAGGAAGGATCGTTCAGGGAAGATTTATTTTATCGTATTAATGTTATTCCTATCCAGGTGCCGCCGTTAAGGGAAAGGCCGGAAGACATTCCATTGCTGGCATTCCATTTTATTCAGCAGCTCAATGATAAATACAATAAAGATTATCACTTGTCGCCGGAGGCGGTTACATTACTGGAAGTATACGACTGGCCAGGGAACATAAGAGAATTGCAAAACCAGATTGAACGGTTAGTTGTAACCGCCGACGATGAGGTGATCAGTGCGGAGTTAGTTGCCCATTCCTTGAAGTTTGGGCCTATGAAACGGACAAAGCCAATGGTAACCGGAATCCTCCCTATGCACGAAGCAAAGGAGCACCTGGAAGAACAACTGATCATGCTGGCGATGAAGCAATATAAAACGACGACAAAAGCAGCGCAGGTCTTACAAATCAGCCAGTCAGCCGTCAGCCGAAAATACCAAAAGATCTTAAAAAAACAAACAAATAATCCTGATTCATAG
- a CDS encoding aspartate aminotransferase family protein yields MIKEQSLKQPDISALTELDKRHYIHPTTIPKLHAENGPKLTFKEGNGIFVKDIHGDEYIDGLSMLWNVNLGHGNKELASVAKEQMEKLAFSSSFAGYSNEPAVRLAEKIAAMAPGDLNSVFFTSGGSESNDTAFKLARFYWNLKGQPEKKKIIALKQSYHGVTIAAQTATAIPAFHSFSGSGISEVFHAVPHLTNCEEGDKKDPNYKNSIRALVEREGAETIAAVIMEPVQGSGGVHMPPEGYLQAVRKLCDEFNILFLADEVICGFGRTGKMFGVDNWEVVPDLMSVAKGISSGYSQLGGVLIKDEIRDTIVQYEDVLAHGFTYSGHPTACAVALKNIEILERDQVVANVKNMETELKAGFKYLEDKHPTFTKSRALGLLSGFELYADRDEMLPFDQSILPATEVVEECFNRKLILRPLVSKVGRNIVAIAPPLIINKQEVELMINIIDESISAFERKHL; encoded by the coding sequence ATGATTAAGGAGCAGTCTTTAAAACAGCCTGATATCTCAGCATTAACAGAGCTTGATAAGAGGCATTATATTCACCCAACTACTATACCTAAATTACATGCTGAAAATGGTCCAAAACTTACTTTTAAAGAAGGGAACGGTATTTTTGTCAAAGACATTCACGGAGACGAATATATAGACGGCCTGTCCATGCTGTGGAATGTTAACCTGGGCCATGGAAATAAGGAACTGGCGAGTGTTGCAAAAGAACAGATGGAAAAGCTTGCATTCAGTTCTTCCTTTGCCGGTTACTCTAATGAACCTGCTGTCCGGCTTGCAGAAAAGATTGCTGCCATGGCGCCTGGGGACTTGAACTCTGTATTTTTTACTTCCGGCGGATCTGAATCCAACGATACAGCGTTTAAACTAGCAAGGTTTTACTGGAACTTAAAAGGACAGCCTGAGAAAAAGAAAATTATCGCATTAAAACAATCCTATCATGGGGTAACAATCGCAGCACAAACTGCTACAGCGATCCCGGCGTTTCATTCGTTTTCCGGGTCAGGTATCTCAGAAGTTTTCCATGCTGTTCCTCATCTTACTAACTGTGAGGAAGGAGATAAGAAAGATCCGAATTACAAAAACAGTATTCGTGCTCTCGTTGAAAGAGAAGGGGCGGAAACGATCGCTGCAGTTATTATGGAGCCTGTCCAGGGTTCCGGAGGAGTGCATATGCCGCCGGAAGGTTACTTGCAGGCAGTAAGGAAGCTGTGTGATGAATTTAATATCTTGTTTTTAGCGGATGAAGTAATCTGCGGCTTTGGCAGAACAGGCAAAATGTTTGGCGTGGATAACTGGGAAGTGGTCCCTGATTTAATGAGTGTTGCGAAAGGGATTTCCAGCGGCTATTCCCAATTAGGCGGTGTATTGATCAAGGATGAAATACGAGACACGATCGTCCAGTACGAAGATGTTTTAGCACATGGTTTCACATACAGCGGCCATCCAACAGCATGTGCTGTAGCGTTAAAGAACATTGAAATTCTTGAGCGTGACCAGGTTGTTGCTAATGTAAAAAATATGGAAACTGAACTGAAAGCAGGATTTAAGTATTTAGAAGACAAACATCCAACATTTACAAAATCAAGAGCACTTGGTTTGCTGTCAGGATTTGAGCTTTATGCAGACAGGGATGAAATGTTGCCGTTTGACCAGTCGATTCTTCCTGCAACAGAAGTAGTTGAAGAGTGCTTTAACAGAAAACTCATTTTAAGGCCGTTAGTATCAAAAGTCGGAAGAAATATTGTTGCGATCGCCCCTCCGCTTATTATCAACAAGCAGGAAGTGGAGCTTATGATTAATATTATCGACGAATCTATCTCAGCTTTTGAGCGGAAACATCTGTAA